From a region of the Pieris brassicae chromosome 13, ilPieBrab1.1, whole genome shotgun sequence genome:
- the LOC123717628 gene encoding uncharacterized protein LOC123717628, with amino-acid sequence MENKPKLEPVRLADWAHNCAFFAKDIELMSENKRSKQTDTESNAKVRLNPIPPSQLLLSFQALKPSGIGQTPVRPVTSIKKKNWNSSVKIVNKERRMTDIKSNIRKTLNFNYKAKATYTRKTLIEKATPELQLLKTSKVKKEQSVLNSEIKLSGIKRIPVTPQRKELAPKQLQINTPKSILRRKLIPNTPLSTASHKSCDGDATFLRIEKEVDDMVQEKEIENDISTNAALPSSTPFKASNGLEYFPTSDVNSLQKDRTILDFSNVGENENSVVALCDAFKKALILHTCQKTDLKQERGSLISVIAVALRHLQEIEEFEKENTVYNNRKQLVGVSPKDFSRTKSPNFKIKKKIVFQNSPKKLHISPKVDKVDAINVYMGIKKNLNFLNTPKIDKTRNNETDTPVRMKKKLQSQLNRLYNDSES; translated from the exons ATGGAAAACAAACCGAAGTTGGAGCCAGTAAGATTGGCAGACTGGGCGCACAATTGTG CATTCTTTGCGAAAGACATCGAACTAATGTCGGAGAATAAGCGCTCTAAGCAGACGGACACTGAATCAAATGCAAAAGTCAGATTAAATCCTATTCCTCCTTCTCAATTACTTTTAAGTTTTCAAG CATTAAAACCTAGTGGCATTGGACAGACACCAGTACGACCAGTTacctcaataaaaaaaaagaactgGAACTCCTCTGTTAAAATTGTCAATAAAGAACGAAGAATGACAGACATAAAATCCAATATAAGAAAAACTCTAAACTTCAATTATAAGGCTAAG gCAACATATACAAGGAAAACTCTTATTGAAAAAGCAACACCAGAATTACAGTTACTTAAAACTTCAAAAGTAAAGAAAGAACAATCAg ttttaaatAGTGAAATTAAGTTAAGTGGAATAAAAAGAATTCCCGTCACACCTCAGAGAAAAGAACTAGCACCAAAACAGTTACAAATAAACACACCTAAGAGCATTCTTCGTAGAAAACTTATACCAAATACACCTCTCTCAACTGCATCTCACAAATCCTGCGATGGTGATGCTACATTTCTTCGTATTGAAAAGGAAGTTGATGATATGGTGCAGGAAAAGGAAATAGAAAATGACATTAGTACAAATGCTGCACTACCATCATCAACACCTTTTAAGGCTTCAAACGGTTTAGAGTACTTTCCAACATCTGATGTTAACTCTCTTCAGAAGGACAGAACTATTCTAGACTTTAGTAATGTGGGTGAAAATGAGAACTCGGTGGTGGCTCTATGTGATGCATTTAAGAAGGCACTTATTTTACATACCTGTCAAAAAACAGACTTGAAACAAGAACGTGGATCGTTAATAAGTGTCATAGCAGTTGCTTTGAGACATTTACAAGAAATAGAAGAATttgaaaaagaaaacacagtttacaataatagaaaacaattAGTGGGTGTCAGTCCAAAAGATTTCAGCAGGACGAAATcaccaaattttaaaattaaaaaaaaaattgtcttccAAAATTCCCCAAAAAAACTCCATATTTCTCCAAAAGTAGATAAAGTTGATgctattaatgtttatatgggtataaaaaaaaatttaaattttttaaacacacCAAAGATAGATAAGACACGAAATAATGAAACTGACACTCCTGTTAGGATGAAGAAGAAGCTGCAATCCCAACTAAATAGATTGTATAATGACAGTGAGTCGTAA